In Candidatus Desulfofervidus auxilii, one genomic interval encodes:
- a CDS encoding cytochrome c3 family protein, whose translation MNWAIISFLLWFFLFPSVIQAKVKGQCANCHTMHYSQHGGVLLEWGTKGPYQNLLVNSCVGCHTGVNDGTNTIPYVFSESEPTYGTNTLAGGNFYWVANGCDECGHNVTDIPGVNQDSNFSQTPGFVSGKTCSSCHGSGNMVLTKCIFCHDPKHHADDSGTVVGDDEEVKYRFLSFTAFHPYTYQQGSYNFYGVAGIEDGDWEYTVSSSDHNEYCGAASSGDYSGASHSISRYCAACHWGFYGENTEHWIRHPSDYILPNSGEYANYTTYNPLAPIARLESTLTGMTVASSTVTLGEDQVSCLSCHRPHGSPYPKIMRWDYQGWPGSGTNGCNVCHTTKD comes from the coding sequence TTATAAGTTTCCTTCTGTGGTTTTTCCTTTTTCCTTCTGTTATTCAAGCCAAGGTAAAAGGACAATGTGCTAATTGTCATACCATGCATTATAGTCAGCATGGGGGGGTGCTTTTAGAGTGGGGTACTAAAGGGCCTTACCAGAATTTGTTGGTAAATAGTTGTGTAGGTTGTCACACAGGAGTAAATGATGGCACAAATACTATTCCTTATGTCTTTTCTGAAAGTGAACCAACTTATGGAACAAATACCCTTGCTGGTGGAAATTTTTATTGGGTAGCTAATGGGTGTGATGAGTGTGGTCACAATGTAACTGATATTCCTGGTGTAAATCAAGATAGCAATTTTAGTCAAACTCCTGGTTTTGTGAGTGGTAAAACCTGCAGTAGTTGTCATGGTAGTGGCAATATGGTGCTTACTAAATGTATATTCTGTCATGACCCAAAACATCATGCAGATGATAGTGGCACGGTTGTAGGTGATGATGAAGAAGTTAAGTATAGATTTTTAAGCTTTACTGCCTTTCATCCATATACTTATCAGCAAGGTTCATATAATTTTTATGGGGTTGCAGGTATAGAAGATGGTGATTGGGAATATACTGTAAGCTCAAGTGACCATAATGAATATTGTGGTGCTGCTAGTTCAGGGGATTATTCAGGTGCTTCTCATTCTATAAGTAGATATTGTGCTGCCTGTCATTGGGGATTTTATGGAGAGAATACTGAGCATTGGATAAGGCATCCATCAGATTATATCTTACCAAATAGTGGTGAATATGCAAATTATACAACTTATAATCCTTTAGCTCCTATAGCTAGACTTGAAAGCACTTTAACAGGTATGACAGTAGCCAGCTCAACTGTAACACTAGGAGAGGACCAAGTTTCGTGCCTTTCCTGTCATCGTCCACATGGTTCACCTTATCCAAAAATTATGCGTTGGGACTAT